One part of the Dehalococcoidia bacterium genome encodes these proteins:
- a CDS encoding FHA domain-containing protein, with protein sequence MKCPACGKENPAGEQYCLDCGSDLSAAPAAAAATIAGASGAGSSPAGAGSLAYSDAEFQRMLQTPPTPTTCPHCGAAAPVSGAFCDNCGQPLTDQPPAGAAAEAAPAAATTPATPPQAAVPTDQQAPAPAPADSAAAPTMSIPAPPSPPSGLQIAFDLSGPAASSRYEMQGDEVTIGRRDAESGIYPELDFDGNDIVIEAGERVHAVSRRHGRIFREGDVLKFEDLGSTNGSTINGAAVLAKDPQPLKDGDIIVLGRTCRITVHVA encoded by the coding sequence ATGAAATGTCCAGCCTGCGGTAAGGAGAATCCGGCCGGCGAGCAGTACTGCCTCGATTGCGGCAGCGATCTGAGCGCGGCGCCGGCGGCAGCGGCGGCCACCATCGCCGGCGCCAGCGGCGCGGGCTCCTCGCCCGCGGGCGCTGGCTCGCTCGCGTACTCCGACGCAGAGTTCCAGCGCATGCTGCAGACGCCGCCAACGCCGACCACCTGTCCGCACTGCGGCGCCGCTGCGCCGGTCTCGGGCGCCTTCTGCGACAACTGCGGCCAGCCGCTTACCGACCAGCCGCCCGCCGGAGCAGCGGCGGAGGCGGCGCCCGCCGCCGCCACGACGCCCGCGACCCCGCCGCAGGCCGCTGTCCCAACCGATCAGCAGGCTCCCGCGCCCGCGCCCGCCGATAGCGCCGCGGCGCCGACGATGTCGATCCCCGCGCCGCCGTCCCCGCCGTCCGGGCTGCAGATCGCCTTCGACCTGAGCGGGCCCGCCGCCAGCAGCCGCTACGAGATGCAGGGCGACGAGGTGACGATCGGCAGGCGCGACGCCGAGTCGGGCATCTACCCGGAACTCGACTTCGACGGCAACGACATCGTGATCGAGGCGGGCGAGCGTGTGCACGCCGTCTCGCGCCGCCACGGCCGCATCTTCCGCGAGGGCGACGTGCTCAAGTTCGAAGACCTGGGCTCGACCAACGGCAGCACGATCAACGGCGCCGCCGTGCTCGCCAAGGATCCGCAACCGCTCAAGGACGGCGACATCATCGTGCTTGGCCGCACCTGCCGGATCACCGTGCACGTCGCGTAG
- a CDS encoding VWA domain-containing protein, with product MANQFSVNTQVLRPYVTVGDADTANYALASVKAPVQGGTTQRATAIVLDVSGSMNESMQGSTKIEWAKYAVREIVDLATADDTIVLVLFSSSAATAFGPAVMDAGGKAQANAAIDRIRAGGGTYMSLGLREAFRGLQAVLQNRAGRIIFFTDGQNDSSDARPLQEFLQNNFYANEQSMPISTYGVGETYNEVLLREIADRTRGNTRYIQDSQQLVNNLTQEFQETQGVTITNATLQLTVIANVQIGQVSQVFPAAVDLQVNRLDERNVRISLPNLASEEERDFLIGFSMPPQAAAGKKRPGFMQIAYDMPGANAYNQSERPDGGQVFVEFTEDRSLAAQVNVQVDHYAGELRKADLIKQAVVATQTGRLSGEQAAQTGKLLDEARQVTGKLLSQAQQRGDSAATAKLQGDMAAIEQMQSEVRQGEVSSGTRKLAGDQTRGTTKLS from the coding sequence GTGGCGAACCAGTTCAGCGTCAACACGCAGGTGCTGCGCCCGTACGTGACAGTCGGCGACGCGGACACTGCTAACTACGCGCTGGCCTCGGTCAAGGCGCCGGTGCAGGGCGGCACGACGCAGCGTGCCACGGCGATCGTGCTCGATGTCTCCGGCTCGATGAACGAGTCGATGCAGGGCAGCACCAAGATCGAGTGGGCCAAGTACGCCGTGCGTGAGATCGTGGACCTGGCCACCGCGGACGACACGATCGTGCTCGTGCTCTTCTCCTCATCCGCGGCGACGGCTTTTGGACCCGCGGTGATGGACGCCGGCGGCAAGGCACAGGCGAACGCGGCGATCGACCGCATTCGCGCCGGCGGCGGCACCTACATGTCGCTGGGGCTGCGCGAGGCTTTCCGCGGGCTGCAGGCGGTGCTTCAGAACCGCGCTGGCCGCATCATCTTCTTCACCGACGGCCAGAACGACAGCAGCGACGCCCGCCCCTTGCAGGAGTTTCTGCAAAACAACTTCTACGCCAACGAGCAGAGCATGCCGATCTCGACCTACGGCGTGGGCGAGACCTACAACGAGGTGCTGCTGCGCGAGATTGCCGACCGCACACGCGGCAACACGCGCTACATCCAGGACTCGCAGCAGCTCGTCAACAACCTCACGCAGGAGTTCCAGGAGACGCAGGGCGTCACGATCACCAACGCCACGCTGCAGCTCACCGTGATCGCCAACGTGCAGATCGGCCAGGTCTCGCAGGTCTTCCCCGCCGCGGTGGACCTGCAGGTGAACCGCCTGGACGAGCGCAACGTGCGTATCTCCCTGCCGAATCTGGCCTCGGAGGAGGAGCGCGACTTTCTCATCGGCTTTTCGATGCCGCCGCAGGCCGCGGCTGGCAAGAAGCGCCCCGGCTTCATGCAGATCGCGTACGACATGCCCGGTGCCAACGCCTACAACCAGTCGGAGCGGCCCGATGGCGGCCAGGTGTTCGTGGAGTTCACGGAGGACCGTTCGCTGGCGGCGCAGGTCAACGTGCAGGTCGATCACTATGCCGGCGAGCTTCGCAAGGCCGACCTGATCAAGCAGGCCGTGGTGGCGACGCAGACCGGCCGGCTTTCCGGCGAGCAGGCGGCGCAGACCGGCAAGCTGCTGGACGAGGCGCGCCAGGTGACGGGCAAGCTGCTCTCGCAGGCGCAGCAGCGCGGCGACAGCGCGGCCACGGCAAAGCTGCAAGGCGACATGGCGGCGATCGAGCAGATGCAGTCGGAAGTGCGCCAGGGCGAGGTCAGCTCCGGCACCCGCAAGCTGGCCGGCGACCAGACGCGTGGCACGACCAAACTCAGCTAA
- a CDS encoding protein phosphatase 2C domain-containing protein, whose amino-acid sequence MACPHCGNASNPADANFCEECGASLAEPAAQREAEPAAVAAGGVAAVEVRPAPAAPAPPPAEAAGSQPPVAPDPPSAAPAEAETQPLDAWICVCGHQNPDAEQYCADCGEAKPAGGRPLAPGDSFMGFVVAEALDAQTCTVRRPDETQASAVLRFGEQAQLDALTSTIAALDPAALTSAAGCPLIPAVLASGADATRGPYAVLSRPPGSFASLDRADGLTSGDAGALLLDLLLVAQRASQAGRLLLLSPAQVVVASGRAFVPQPSAPALPLASGLLADPAFLAPEIRAGERNVDGWRAGAYAAAAVMHACTNMALGYPRAWHKAMVRLLADDPARRPADLDDVRALLAAGAATRLVSMHRTAWLTDIGHHHPVNQDAGGVWTWQRWDGTPVTLAVVADGVSAGKHSEQASALTVQLLHDAIAAHWSDRDFDADRADRLMLDAGQVAHQQVSAMPYDNFDEANATTLVAACAVGGTVTGIWCGDSRAYGVTCEGCVPLTRDHSWVNLVVDAGRMTLEQARLDPRAHVIARWLGASDPPTDNPGFETFRRELAPGDRLLVCSDGLYMYFEPPAEPDGHMERVICGHGDDFTDAVDELVQTALDRGGFDNITAVLVAME is encoded by the coding sequence ATGGCCTGCCCCCACTGCGGCAACGCCTCCAATCCCGCCGACGCCAATTTCTGCGAAGAGTGCGGCGCCTCGCTCGCCGAGCCAGCGGCACAGCGCGAAGCCGAGCCGGCTGCCGTCGCCGCCGGCGGCGTAGCCGCCGTGGAAGTGCGGCCCGCACCGGCCGCTCCTGCGCCGCCCCCCGCCGAAGCCGCCGGCTCGCAGCCGCCGGTGGCGCCCGATCCGCCCTCTGCTGCTCCCGCGGAAGCTGAGACACAGCCACTCGATGCCTGGATCTGCGTTTGCGGCCATCAGAACCCGGACGCGGAGCAGTACTGCGCCGACTGCGGCGAGGCGAAGCCGGCCGGTGGCCGGCCCCTGGCCCCTGGCGACAGCTTCATGGGCTTCGTGGTGGCCGAAGCGCTGGATGCGCAAACCTGCACCGTACGCCGGCCGGATGAGACGCAGGCGAGCGCCGTCCTGCGCTTTGGCGAGCAGGCGCAGCTCGACGCGCTCACCTCGACCATCGCCGCCCTGGACCCGGCCGCCCTGACGAGCGCCGCGGGTTGCCCGCTGATTCCCGCCGTGCTGGCGAGTGGCGCCGACGCCACCCGTGGGCCGTACGCGGTACTGAGCCGCCCGCCGGGCAGTTTCGCATCGCTCGATCGGGCGGACGGCTTGACTTCAGGCGACGCGGGCGCCCTGCTGCTCGACCTGCTGCTCGTGGCGCAACGGGCGTCGCAGGCGGGCCGGCTGCTGCTGCTGTCGCCGGCGCAGGTCGTGGTTGCCAGCGGCCGCGCCTTCGTCCCGCAGCCCTCGGCGCCGGCCCTGCCGCTCGCCTCCGGCCTGCTGGCCGACCCTGCCTTCCTCGCGCCGGAGATCCGCGCCGGCGAGCGGAACGTGGACGGTTGGCGTGCGGGGGCATATGCCGCGGCGGCGGTGATGCACGCCTGCACAAACATGGCGCTCGGATATCCGCGTGCCTGGCACAAGGCGATGGTCCGCCTGCTGGCCGACGATCCGGCACGGCGGCCGGCTGACCTCGATGACGTGCGGGCGCTGCTGGCCGCCGGCGCCGCCACACGCCTCGTCTCGATGCACCGCACCGCCTGGCTCACCGACATCGGCCACCATCATCCCGTCAACCAGGACGCGGGCGGCGTCTGGACCTGGCAGCGCTGGGACGGCACGCCCGTCACGCTGGCAGTCGTCGCGGACGGCGTCAGCGCCGGTAAGCACAGCGAACAGGCCTCGGCGCTGACCGTGCAACTGCTGCACGACGCGATCGCGGCACACTGGAGCGACCGGGACTTCGACGCCGACCGTGCCGATCGGCTGATGCTCGACGCCGGCCAGGTCGCCCACCAGCAGGTGAGCGCCATGCCCTACGACAATTTTGACGAGGCAAACGCCACGACGCTGGTGGCGGCCTGCGCTGTCGGCGGCACCGTTACCGGCATCTGGTGCGGCGATTCGCGCGCCTACGGCGTGACCTGCGAGGGCTGCGTGCCGCTCACACGCGACCATTCCTGGGTGAACCTGGTCGTGGACGCGGGCCGCATGACGCTTGAACAGGCGCGGCTCGACCCGCGCGCCCACGTGATCGCCCGCTGGCTGGGCGCCAGCGACCCGCCGACGGACAACCCCGGCTTCGAGACATTTCGCCGCGAGCTGGCGCCCGGCGACCGGCTGTTGGTCTGCAGCGACGGCCTCTACATGTATTTTGAGCCGCCGGCCGAGCCGGACGGGCACATGGAGCGCGTGATCTGCGGCCACGGCGACGATTTCACCGACGCGGTGGACGAGCTGGTGCAAACGGCGCTCGACCGCGGCGGGTTCGACAACATCACCGCCGTGCTCGTGGCGATGGAGTAG
- a CDS encoding phosphotransferase family protein, producing the protein MQTLDDLHARLIPFCRAQTGDPQALVSRVEVMPGHAGFSYGFTVDYRAESGPHSESFVLRLPPPNVKLEGTADVLRQVRVLGAVRGSGVPVVRVRWSGDDPRWFDRPYFVVPRLAGDTLRTTPGEWGAALPAETLSFMARQAIEALAALHRIDWQQAIPEWAPPLEPEADVQRWDRFAERAADPELVRLWPELKRRLLQRLPREPRMGIFHGDFQWSNLFYATSDHRLLAVIDWELVGIGPVLNDLGWIMVFSDPQSWAHAGRSTAPMPLPAELQAVYTDAFGADPGDVAWYRALAGYKFAIIGGFNLMLHRRGKRHDPHWEELAPSIPRLFARAIEVLDGAR; encoded by the coding sequence ATGCAAACGCTCGACGATCTGCACGCCCGCCTGATCCCCTTCTGCCGCGCGCAGACCGGCGACCCGCAGGCTCTGGTCTCGCGCGTGGAGGTGATGCCGGGCCACGCGGGCTTCTCCTACGGCTTCACCGTGGACTACCGGGCCGAGAGCGGTCCGCACAGCGAATCGTTCGTGCTGCGCCTGCCGCCGCCGAACGTGAAGCTGGAAGGCACCGCCGACGTGCTGCGCCAGGTGCGCGTGCTCGGCGCCGTGCGCGGGTCCGGCGTGCCCGTGGTGCGCGTGCGCTGGTCGGGCGACGACCCGCGCTGGTTCGACCGGCCCTACTTCGTCGTGCCCCGGCTCGCCGGCGACACGCTGCGCACCACGCCCGGCGAGTGGGGCGCGGCACTGCCGGCAGAAACGCTCAGTTTCATGGCGCGGCAGGCGATCGAGGCGCTGGCGGCCCTGCACCGCATCGACTGGCAGCAGGCGATCCCCGAGTGGGCGCCGCCGCTTGAGCCGGAAGCCGACGTGCAGCGCTGGGACCGTTTCGCCGAGCGCGCCGCCGACCCAGAGCTGGTGCGACTCTGGCCGGAGCTCAAGCGCCGGCTGCTGCAGCGGCTGCCGCGCGAACCGCGCATGGGCATCTTCCACGGCGACTTCCAGTGGTCGAATCTCTTCTACGCCACGAGCGACCACCGCCTGCTTGCCGTGATCGACTGGGAGCTGGTGGGCATCGGCCCGGTGCTGAACGACCTGGGCTGGATCATGGTCTTCAGCGATCCACAGAGCTGGGCGCATGCCGGCCGATCGACGGCGCCAATGCCCCTGCCGGCAGAATTGCAGGCCGTCTACACGGACGCGTTCGGCGCCGATCCGGGCGACGTGGCCTGGTACCGGGCGCTGGCGGGCTACAAGTTCGCGATCATCGGCGGCTTCAACCTGATGCTGCACCGCCGGGGCAAGCGCCACGACCCACACTGGGAGGAGCTGGCGCCGTCGATCCCGCGGCTGTTCGCGCGCGCGATCGAGGTGCTGGACGGCGCGCGTTGA
- a CDS encoding ABC transporter permease produces MAASEALILGEQALLPTERSLPGRCGHAVLRFARAKPLGAFGAVIIMLMIVAALSAPAITPDYQRVHPREKLQTPSAQHWLGTDQLGRDLYARIVYGARVSLYVGFAGTFIGVVIGSVIGLVSGYFGGTIDLVLMRVIDAFQAFPGLILALAIVAALGPSLTKAFIAISVGLMARPARIVRGSVLAAKETSWVEAARNVGASDTRIMFRHILPNVMAPIIVLASLVLGIAILIEASLSFLGLGVQPPTPAWGSMLNQAAGGYFETYPHLAIIPGVAISLAVFAFNLFGDALRDVLDPRLRGVR; encoded by the coding sequence ATGGCCGCAAGCGAGGCCCTGATCCTTGGCGAACAGGCACTGTTGCCGACCGAGCGCTCGCTGCCAGGACGCTGCGGCCATGCGGTGCTGCGCTTTGCCCGTGCCAAGCCGCTGGGCGCGTTCGGCGCCGTAATCATCATGCTGATGATCGTTGCGGCGCTCTCCGCGCCCGCGATCACGCCGGACTATCAGCGCGTGCACCCGCGGGAGAAGCTGCAAACCCCGAGCGCGCAGCACTGGCTGGGCACCGACCAGCTCGGGCGAGACCTGTACGCACGCATCGTCTACGGCGCGCGGGTCTCACTCTACGTTGGCTTCGCGGGCACCTTTATCGGCGTGGTGATCGGCTCGGTGATCGGCCTGGTGAGCGGCTACTTCGGCGGCACGATCGACTTGGTGCTGATGCGCGTGATCGACGCGTTCCAGGCCTTTCCCGGCCTGATCCTGGCGCTGGCAATCGTGGCGGCGCTGGGACCGAGCCTGACCAAGGCGTTCATCGCGATCTCGGTGGGCTTGATGGCGCGGCCGGCGCGGATCGTGCGTGGCTCCGTGCTGGCGGCGAAGGAGACCTCGTGGGTGGAAGCGGCGCGCAATGTCGGCGCGTCGGACACGCGCATCATGTTCCGGCATATCCTGCCCAACGTGATGGCGCCAATCATCGTGCTGGCGTCGCTCGTGCTCGGCATCGCCATCCTGATCGAGGCCTCGCTCTCCTTTCTCGGGCTCGGCGTGCAGCCGCCGACGCCGGCCTGGGGCTCGATGCTGAACCAGGCGGCCGGCGGCTACTTCGAAACCTATCCGCACCTGGCGATCATCCCCGGCGTGGCGATCAGCCTCGCCGTCTTCGCCTTCAATCTCTTCGGCGACGCCCTGCGCGACGTGCTCGACCCGCGCCTGCGCGGCGTGCGCTGA
- a CDS encoding ABC transporter permease, with the protein MATYIQRRLLACIPVLLLVSVFTFFILRVIPGDALVTMMGERQGMQAAELQQARKELGLNRPVVVQYASWIGNGLKGDWGRSFWLHEPVTKAIRQTFPVSLELGVLAFIVTALVAVPLGIISAVGQDTWLDYLSRIVSISFLSIPSFFVAILTIVFLGKWFHWIPPRGFVNPFTDPGGNAVQMVFPALIVGLSFSASTTRLVRTTMLEVLREDYIRTARAKGLREGGVLWRHALKNALIPVITYWGVSLGTLITGTVLIEVVFGLNGMGRLVVDAINQRDWPVVQTAILFIVLVVLLFNLATDLLYGVLNPRIQFA; encoded by the coding sequence ATGGCGACGTACATTCAGCGGCGCCTGCTCGCCTGCATCCCCGTCTTGTTGCTCGTCTCGGTCTTTACCTTTTTCATCCTGCGCGTCATTCCCGGCGATGCGCTGGTGACGATGATGGGCGAGCGGCAGGGGATGCAGGCTGCCGAGCTGCAACAGGCGCGCAAGGAGCTCGGCCTCAACCGGCCGGTGGTCGTGCAGTACGCCTCATGGATCGGCAACGGCCTCAAGGGCGACTGGGGACGCTCGTTCTGGCTGCACGAGCCGGTGACGAAGGCGATTCGCCAGACGTTTCCGGTGAGCCTTGAGCTGGGCGTGCTGGCCTTCATCGTCACGGCGCTGGTGGCGGTGCCGCTGGGTATTATCTCGGCCGTGGGCCAGGATACCTGGCTCGACTACCTGTCGCGGATCGTCTCGATCAGCTTTCTTTCCATTCCCAGCTTCTTCGTGGCGATCCTGACGATCGTGTTTCTCGGTAAGTGGTTCCACTGGATCCCGCCGCGCGGCTTCGTCAACCCGTTCACCGATCCGGGCGGCAACGCGGTGCAGATGGTGTTCCCGGCCCTGATCGTCGGCTTGAGCTTCTCTGCCAGCACCACGCGGCTGGTGCGCACGACCATGCTCGAGGTGCTGCGCGAGGACTACATCCGCACCGCGCGGGCGAAAGGGCTGCGCGAAGGCGGTGTGCTCTGGCGGCACGCACTGAAGAATGCGCTGATCCCGGTGATCACGTATTGGGGCGTCTCGCTGGGCACGTTGATTACCGGCACCGTGCTGATCGAGGTGGTCTTCGGGCTGAACGGCATGGGCCGCCTGGTGGTGGACGCGATCAACCAGCGCGACTGGCCCGTGGTGCAAACGGCCATTCTCTTCATCGTGCTGGTCGTGCTGCTGTTTAACCTGGCGACGGATCTGCTCTACGGCGTGCTGAATCCGCGCATTCAGTTTGCTTAG